One stretch of Bradyrhizobium canariense DNA includes these proteins:
- a CDS encoding MFS transporter, translating into MDASSHIAIEETSARYDGWRIVAVCFLVATFGWGLGFYGQSVYVAELHRLHGWPASLISSATTFFYLFGALLVAFISEAIRSFGPRNCLLAGILFLAAAAVLIGQVVEPWQLYAANAVLAVGWAGTSLGVITNTLGLWFDKKRGMAISLALNGASFGGVAGVPLLVAAIGAFGFSGALMSVAAVMLVLMVPIILIFVGQPPGRGRMASTSVASNAPSATQTRAQALRDVAFLTVSIAFALVLFAQVGFIVHLIAFLDPVVGRERAALAVALLTAMAVVGRVLFSTVIDRLNQRLASAISFASQAVALAIIINSRNEIVLIAACALFGFSVGNLITLPSLIVQREFDPRSFGVLVSLITAINQVTYAFGPGVVGLLRDVSGSYALPFYGCIGLELTAATLIMIRGRSRRGGPTGPAFGEPDDKLRDDAIQ; encoded by the coding sequence TTGGACGCATCCAGCCACATCGCCATCGAAGAAACCTCCGCCCGCTACGACGGCTGGCGGATCGTCGCGGTATGCTTTCTGGTGGCAACTTTCGGCTGGGGCCTCGGCTTTTACGGCCAAAGCGTCTATGTCGCCGAGTTGCATCGCCTGCACGGCTGGCCGGCCTCGCTGATCTCCAGCGCAACAACCTTCTTCTATCTTTTCGGCGCCTTGCTGGTCGCCTTTATCAGCGAAGCGATCCGCAGCTTCGGTCCGCGCAATTGCCTGCTTGCGGGCATACTTTTTTTGGCTGCGGCGGCGGTCCTGATCGGTCAGGTTGTCGAGCCGTGGCAGCTTTACGCGGCCAATGCCGTGCTTGCCGTTGGCTGGGCCGGTACCAGCCTCGGCGTGATCACCAACACGCTCGGCCTCTGGTTCGACAAAAAGCGCGGCATGGCGATCAGCCTTGCGCTGAACGGCGCGAGCTTCGGCGGCGTTGCCGGCGTGCCGCTGCTGGTCGCGGCGATCGGAGCGTTCGGGTTTTCCGGCGCCTTGATGTCGGTTGCGGCGGTGATGCTGGTGCTGATGGTCCCGATCATCCTGATCTTCGTCGGGCAGCCGCCAGGCCGCGGCCGCATGGCGTCGACGTCGGTCGCATCGAACGCACCGTCAGCTACCCAGACACGCGCGCAGGCGCTGCGTGACGTCGCCTTCCTGACGGTATCGATTGCGTTCGCACTGGTGCTGTTCGCGCAGGTTGGATTCATCGTCCATCTGATCGCGTTCCTTGATCCCGTGGTCGGCCGCGAGCGGGCGGCGCTGGCGGTCGCGCTGTTGACAGCTATGGCAGTCGTCGGGCGGGTGCTGTTCTCCACCGTGATCGACCGGCTCAACCAGCGGCTGGCGTCGGCGATCTCGTTTGCAAGCCAGGCCGTGGCGCTCGCGATCATCATCAATTCGCGCAACGAAATTGTGCTGATCGCAGCCTGCGCACTGTTCGGATTCTCGGTTGGAAACCTGATCACGCTGCCGTCACTGATCGTGCAACGCGAGTTCGATCCGCGTTCGTTCGGCGTGCTGGTCAGCCTGATCACGGCGATCAATCAGGTCACTTACGCATTCGGCCCCGGCGTGGTCGGCCTGTTGCGCGATGTGTCAGGAAGCTACGCTTTGCCGTTTTACGGCTGCATCGGGCTGGAGCTGACCGCGGCAACGCTGATCATGATCCGTGGACGATCTCGTCGCGGGGGGCCAACGGGTCCCGCCTTCGGCGAGCCCGATGACAAACTCCGCGACGACGCAATCCAGTGA
- the soxZ gene encoding thiosulfate oxidation carrier complex protein SoxZ, with translation MASTIRVRATSSGDTTEVQALIQHPMDSGFVKDAKGEIIPAHFIQQLTFECNGKSVFVADWGTAVSKDPYVKFSFKGGNKGDDLKISWVDNKGASDTTTAKIQ, from the coding sequence ATGGCATCGACCATTCGCGTGCGCGCCACCTCAAGCGGCGACACCACCGAAGTCCAGGCGCTGATCCAGCACCCGATGGATTCCGGCTTCGTCAAGGACGCCAAGGGCGAGATCATTCCAGCGCACTTCATCCAGCAACTGACGTTCGAATGTAACGGCAAAAGCGTGTTCGTCGCAGACTGGGGAACCGCGGTTTCCAAGGATCCTTACGTCAAGTTCAGCTTCAAGGGCGGCAACAAGGGCGACGACCTGAAGATCAGCTGGGTCGACAACAAGGGCGCGTCCGATACGACCACGGCGAAGATTCAATAA
- a CDS encoding acyl-CoA dehydrogenase family protein — protein MSDLDQFRRETRAWLEANCPPEMRRPMTSDEDTFWGGRNTKFSSEPQRVWFERMRDKGWTVPHWPREYGGGGLDGEEAKIVRQEMAALGVRQPLTSFGISMLGPALLKYGTEAQKKEHLPKITAGLIRWCQGYSEPNAGSDLASLQTRAESDGDDFIINGQKIWTSYANFADWIFCLVRTDATAKKHDGISFILFDMASKGVSTRPILLISGRSPFCETFFDNVRVPKSHVVGTVNRGWDVAKYLLQHERAMISGMGERGVGRPLGQVAADSVGTDEQGRLEDPMLRGQIATFEIDEAALAAAAERAVDLAKAGQSHPAFSSAMKYYGTELNKRRYEILMSAGGVDALEWESERSKGGARPRAWLRTKANSIEGGTSEVMLGIVAKRILDLPGA, from the coding sequence ATGTCCGATCTCGATCAATTCCGTCGTGAAACCCGCGCCTGGCTGGAGGCCAATTGTCCGCCGGAGATGCGGCGTCCGATGACGTCGGACGAAGACACGTTCTGGGGCGGCCGCAACACCAAGTTTTCCTCCGAGCCGCAGCGCGTCTGGTTCGAGCGAATGCGCGACAAGGGCTGGACGGTGCCGCACTGGCCCAGGGAATATGGTGGCGGCGGTCTCGATGGCGAAGAGGCCAAGATCGTGCGCCAGGAAATGGCGGCACTCGGCGTGCGGCAGCCGCTGACCTCGTTCGGCATTTCCATGCTCGGGCCGGCGCTTCTGAAATATGGCACCGAGGCGCAAAAGAAAGAGCATCTGCCGAAGATCACGGCCGGCCTGATCCGGTGGTGCCAGGGCTATTCCGAGCCGAATGCCGGATCGGACCTCGCCTCGCTGCAGACCCGCGCCGAGAGTGACGGCGATGACTTCATCATCAATGGCCAGAAGATCTGGACGTCGTATGCGAATTTTGCGGACTGGATCTTCTGTCTGGTGCGCACCGATGCCACGGCCAAGAAGCATGACGGCATCAGTTTTATCTTGTTCGATATGGCTTCGAAGGGCGTCTCGACCAGGCCGATCCTGCTGATCTCGGGACGCTCGCCGTTCTGCGAAACGTTCTTTGATAATGTGCGCGTGCCCAAATCCCACGTGGTCGGCACGGTCAATCGCGGCTGGGATGTCGCCAAATATCTGCTGCAGCACGAGCGCGCGATGATCTCGGGCATGGGCGAGCGCGGTGTCGGCCGGCCGCTCGGGCAGGTCGCGGCCGACTCGGTCGGGACCGACGAGCAGGGCCGGCTGGAAGATCCGATGCTGCGCGGACAGATTGCGACCTTCGAGATCGATGAGGCGGCGCTGGCCGCGGCCGCCGAACGTGCGGTGGATCTGGCGAAAGCGGGGCAATCGCATCCGGCGTTCTCCTCGGCGATGAAATATTACGGCACTGAGCTCAACAAGCGCCGCTACGAGATCCTGATGTCGGCAGGCGGCGTCGATGCGCTGGAATGGGAAAGCGAACGCTCGAAAGGCGGCGCGCGACCGCGCGCCTGGCTGCGCACCAAGGCCAATTCGATCGAAGGCGGCACCTCCGAGGTGATGCTCGGTATCGTGGCGAAACGGATTCTCGATCTGCCGGGAGCTTAG
- a CDS encoding VOC family protein: MPDNPTPIIAGTRIGHVHLKVADLDRALGFYCGVLGFELMQRMSSGAAFISAGGYHHHIGLNTWESKGGHPPPPGTTGLFHTAILYPTRPALADALHRVISAGIQLDGASDHGVSEALYLRDPDENGVELYWDRPKEQWPRTPDGSLAMFTQRLDLDDLLRQRQA; this comes from the coding sequence ATGCCCGACAACCCAACGCCCATCATTGCGGGAACGCGCATCGGGCATGTCCATCTCAAGGTCGCCGATCTCGATCGCGCGCTCGGATTTTATTGCGGCGTACTCGGATTTGAGTTGATGCAGCGCATGAGCTCCGGCGCGGCGTTCATCTCGGCCGGCGGCTATCATCACCATATCGGATTGAACACCTGGGAAAGCAAAGGCGGCCATCCGCCGCCGCCGGGAACGACAGGACTGTTTCACACCGCGATCCTCTATCCGACCCGCCCTGCGCTGGCGGACGCGTTGCATCGTGTCATCAGCGCGGGAATTCAGCTCGACGGCGCCAGCGACCACGGCGTCAGCGAAGCGCTCTATTTACGCGATCCTGACGAGAACGGCGTCGAACTCTATTGGGATCGTCCCAAAGAGCAATGGCCGCGCACGCCGGACGGATCACTTGCGATGTTCACGCAACGGCTTGATCTCGACGATCTGCTGCGGCAGCGGCAAGCGTAG
- a CDS encoding MFS transporter has translation MIDTTVAEEIAGDARAKANVVRLAAAQALTGANSAVIFATGSIVGAMLAPDISLATVPLSMYVVGLAAGTLPTGAISRAYGRRVAFIIGTGCGVLTGLLGAFAILHGSFPLFCCATFLGGLYGAVSQSYRFAAADGASAEYRPKAVSWVMAGGVFAGVLGPQLVQWTMDIWPPYLFAFSFVVQAIVALVAMAVLSGIDAPKPALSDLHGGRPLFEIVRQPRFIAAALCGVIAYPMMNLVMTSAPLAMKMCGLSVSDSNFGIQWHIVAMYGPSFFTGSLIARFGARRIVATGLLLEAVAATIGLSGITAMHFWATLIVLGVGWNFGFVGASALVLETHRPQERNKVQAFNDFLVFGMMAVGSFSSGQLLANYGWSAVNMVVYPPVLVGLAVLMLASFARRRARLQTVDQIPDPSI, from the coding sequence ATGATCGACACGACAGTGGCTGAGGAGATTGCCGGTGACGCGCGCGCAAAGGCCAATGTGGTCCGCCTCGCCGCCGCGCAGGCGCTGACCGGCGCGAACTCGGCAGTCATCTTCGCCACCGGTTCGATCGTCGGCGCGATGCTCGCGCCCGATATCTCGCTCGCGACGGTGCCGCTCTCGATGTATGTGGTCGGCCTTGCTGCGGGAACGCTGCCGACCGGTGCGATCTCGCGTGCCTACGGTCGCCGCGTGGCCTTCATCATCGGCACCGGATGTGGCGTGCTGACCGGCCTGCTTGGCGCGTTTGCCATCCTGCACGGTTCGTTCCCGCTGTTTTGCTGCGCGACGTTCCTCGGCGGATTGTATGGCGCGGTGTCGCAGTCCTATCGTTTTGCCGCTGCCGATGGCGCGAGCGCGGAATACCGGCCGAAGGCGGTGTCGTGGGTAATGGCCGGCGGCGTGTTCGCCGGCGTGCTTGGTCCACAGCTCGTGCAGTGGACGATGGATATCTGGCCGCCTTATTTGTTTGCCTTCAGCTTCGTGGTGCAGGCGATCGTCGCATTGGTGGCGATGGCGGTGCTTTCGGGCATCGATGCGCCGAAACCGGCCCTCTCGGATCTCCACGGTGGCCGTCCGCTGTTCGAGATCGTGCGACAGCCGCGCTTCATCGCAGCCGCGCTGTGCGGTGTGATCGCCTATCCCATGATGAATCTGGTGATGACGTCGGCGCCGCTGGCGATGAAAATGTGCGGTCTCTCCGTCAGCGATTCCAATTTCGGCATCCAGTGGCACATCGTTGCGATGTATGGGCCGAGCTTTTTCACCGGTTCGCTGATCGCGCGTTTCGGGGCGCGGCGGATCGTTGCCACCGGCCTGTTGCTGGAGGCGGTGGCCGCGACGATCGGATTGTCGGGCATTACGGCGATGCACTTCTGGGCCACATTGATCGTGCTCGGTGTTGGCTGGAATTTCGGCTTCGTCGGGGCCTCCGCCTTGGTGCTGGAGACGCATCGGCCGCAGGAGCGTAACAAGGTGCAGGCCTTCAACGATTTTCTGGTGTTCGGGATGATGGCGGTGGGATCGTTCTCCTCCGGCCAGTTGCTGGCGAATTACGGCTGGTCCGCGGTCAATATGGTAGTCTACCCGCCGGTGCTGGTGGGACTTGCGGTCCTGATGCTTGCCTCGTTCGCCCGGCGTCGGGCGAGGCTGCAGACGGTGGACCAAATTCCCGACCCGAGTATCTGA
- the soxA gene encoding sulfur oxidation c-type cytochrome SoxA: protein MNVRSAIQLASAAFALAILAFAGPPAIAADTIDPAADAKAFQKYFTDKFPKLKLEDFVNGPYSLNEDMHRQWEEKEEFPPYDFSLDAGKEMFAKPFKNGKSYADCFPNGGIGVRQNYPYFDEKEGKVVTLELALNRCREANGEAPFSYVKDEMASLTAYMAYTSRGKPFDIKIPSDPRALEAFEDGKRYFYTRRGQLNFSCASCHVQNPGERIRAEILAPALGILNAMPIYRSEWGGMGTISRRFVTCNIQTRGVPLEPQSDEYRDLEYYLSYVSNGLPISGPGARP, encoded by the coding sequence ATGAACGTGCGATCTGCGATCCAGCTTGCTTCAGCCGCTTTTGCGCTGGCGATATTGGCGTTTGCCGGACCGCCCGCGATTGCCGCCGATACCATCGATCCGGCCGCCGACGCCAAAGCGTTCCAGAAATACTTCACCGACAAATTTCCCAAACTGAAGCTGGAAGATTTCGTCAACGGTCCCTATTCGCTGAACGAGGACATGCACCGGCAGTGGGAGGAGAAAGAGGAATTCCCGCCTTACGATTTCTCCCTCGATGCCGGCAAAGAGATGTTCGCCAAGCCGTTCAAGAACGGCAAAAGCTATGCGGACTGCTTTCCGAACGGCGGCATCGGCGTCCGCCAGAACTACCCGTACTTCGACGAGAAGGAAGGCAAGGTCGTCACGCTTGAACTGGCGTTGAACCGTTGCCGCGAGGCCAATGGAGAGGCGCCGTTCTCCTACGTGAAGGACGAAATGGCCTCGCTCACCGCCTACATGGCATACACCTCGCGCGGCAAACCGTTTGATATCAAGATTCCCAGCGACCCCCGCGCCCTTGAGGCGTTCGAAGACGGCAAGCGCTATTTCTATACAAGGCGGGGCCAGCTCAACTTCTCCTGCGCGAGCTGCCATGTGCAGAATCCAGGCGAGCGGATCCGCGCCGAAATCCTCGCGCCCGCGCTCGGGATTCTCAATGCCATGCCGATCTACCGCTCCGAATGGGGCGGCATGGGCACGATCAGCCGGCGCTTCGTCACCTGCAACATCCAGACCCGCGGCGTCCCACTCGAACCGCAGTCGGATGAATATCGCGATCTCGAATATTACCTGTCCTATGTGAGCAACGGTCTGCCGATTTCCGGTCCGGGAGCGCGGCCATGA
- a CDS encoding carboxymuconolactone decarboxylase family protein: MRLKLLSPGEMSEDQKQTYDESIAGKRGAPPPPMMAWLNSPEMARHATRLGGFLRFDTVFPAKISEIAILVTARHWTSHYEWFAHKRLALKGGLDPKIIDDIRDRRTPQFDDPTAKIVYDVAKSLHEGHGVSKSLYDEAVKIVGERGVVEIIGLCGYYTMVSMTLNTFEFGLPDGQVSELA, translated from the coding sequence ATGCGCCTGAAGTTGCTTTCGCCTGGCGAAATGAGCGAAGACCAGAAACAAACTTACGATGAATCGATCGCCGGCAAGCGTGGCGCCCCGCCCCCACCGATGATGGCCTGGCTCAACAGCCCGGAAATGGCCCGGCACGCCACCCGTTTGGGCGGCTTCCTGCGCTTCGACACGGTGTTTCCGGCGAAGATTTCCGAAATCGCTATCCTGGTCACTGCGCGGCACTGGACTTCGCATTACGAATGGTTCGCCCACAAGCGGCTGGCGCTGAAAGGCGGCCTCGATCCAAAGATCATCGACGATATCCGCGACCGCCGCACACCGCAATTTGACGACCCGACGGCGAAGATCGTCTACGATGTCGCCAAATCGCTGCATGAGGGCCACGGTGTTTCGAAGTCGTTGTACGACGAGGCCGTGAAGATTGTCGGCGAACGCGGGGTCGTCGAAATCATCGGGCTGTGCGGCTATTACACAATGGTCTCGATGACGCTGAATACATTTGAGTTCGGATTGCCCGACGGCCAGGTGTCCGAGCTTGCGTGA
- a CDS encoding nuclear transport factor 2 family protein produces the protein MPSRARLDEFIAVVESGDHAGAIERYYTEDASMQENAAPPRVGRDGLVARERGVLERMSHVYSKAVSSVLEGDQVAIHWIFELTDKSGKVRRVDEVALQEWRGDRIFRERFFYDPTEAK, from the coding sequence ATGCCGTCGCGAGCCCGTCTCGATGAATTTATTGCCGTCGTTGAGTCCGGCGACCACGCCGGCGCCATCGAGCGCTATTACACCGAGGATGCGAGCATGCAGGAGAATGCCGCGCCACCGCGCGTCGGCCGCGATGGGCTGGTCGCCCGCGAACGCGGCGTTCTCGAACGCATGTCGCATGTCTACTCCAAGGCGGTGTCATCGGTGCTCGAGGGCGATCAGGTTGCCATTCACTGGATTTTCGAGCTGACGGACAAGTCCGGCAAGGTGCGCCGGGTCGACGAGGTCGCGCTGCAGGAGTGGCGCGGCGACAGGATTTTTCGCGAGCGGTTCTTTTACGATCCGACAGAAGCAAAATAA
- a CDS encoding acyl-CoA dehydrogenase family protein: MALVLTEEQSLLRDSARGLISDKAPVSHLRQLRDSKDATGFSRDLWRAFTEMGFSGLLVPEDFGGSGLGCVEAGIVMEEIGRTLMPSPFLSTSVLAASALSRGGSAAQKSEYLPKISGGSLLAAFAVDEGAKHRPLQTKMQAVRAGNGFKLQGDKAFVVDGHAADLLIVAARTGGSAGERDGLTLFLVDPKAKGLAIEHTTMVDSHNAARIKFDEVEVNADNVLGEVDQGAALLEGVLNIGRGAVASEMVGLSEEVFGRTVGYLKERKQFGRLIGEFQALQHRAAQLYIEIEITRAAVLKALQTLDGNFENAAAAVAVAKARAGSTATLAVQEGVQMHGGMGMTDQFDIGFFMKRARVCQELFGDANFHADQLARMKSY, from the coding sequence ATGGCCCTCGTCCTCACCGAAGAACAATCGCTGCTGCGCGACAGCGCGCGCGGCCTCATCAGCGACAAGGCGCCGGTGTCGCATCTGCGGCAGCTTCGCGACAGCAAGGACGCGACAGGTTTCTCCCGCGACCTGTGGCGGGCGTTCACCGAGATGGGATTTTCCGGATTGTTGGTGCCGGAGGATTTTGGCGGCAGCGGGCTTGGCTGCGTCGAAGCGGGCATCGTGATGGAGGAGATCGGCCGCACGCTGATGCCGTCGCCGTTTCTTTCGACCTCCGTGCTGGCTGCCTCAGCCCTGTCGCGCGGCGGCAGCGCTGCGCAAAAATCCGAATACCTGCCGAAGATATCGGGTGGCTCGCTGCTGGCCGCGTTCGCCGTCGACGAAGGCGCCAAACATCGTCCGCTGCAAACGAAAATGCAGGCAGTACGCGCCGGCAACGGTTTTAAGCTTCAGGGCGACAAGGCCTTTGTGGTCGACGGCCACGCCGCCGATCTCCTGATCGTGGCGGCCCGCACCGGAGGCAGCGCGGGCGAGCGCGACGGGCTGACGCTGTTTCTCGTTGATCCCAAGGCAAAAGGCCTCGCGATCGAGCACACTACGATGGTCGATTCGCACAATGCGGCGCGGATCAAATTCGACGAAGTCGAGGTCAATGCCGACAACGTTCTCGGCGAAGTCGATCAGGGCGCAGCACTACTCGAAGGCGTGCTCAATATCGGCCGCGGCGCGGTAGCCTCGGAAATGGTGGGCTTGAGCGAAGAAGTCTTTGGCCGCACGGTTGGCTATCTCAAGGAGCGCAAGCAGTTCGGCAGACTGATCGGCGAATTCCAGGCGCTGCAGCATCGCGCCGCCCAGCTTTATATCGAGATCGAGATCACGCGCGCAGCGGTGTTGAAGGCGTTGCAGACGCTCGATGGAAATTTCGAGAACGCGGCTGCCGCGGTCGCTGTCGCCAAGGCGCGCGCGGGCTCAACCGCGACGCTTGCGGTTCAGGAAGGCGTGCAGATGCACGGCGGCATGGGCATGACCGACCA
- the soxX gene encoding sulfur oxidation c-type cytochrome SoxX → MVPALALALVIGAAVSAGPANAQSAAAEGQKLAFDRGKGNCLTCHVIKGGDLPGSIGPGLVNLKNKYPDRKDLVAILNDETKRNPLTVMPPFGRNRILTEQEINAIVDFLQTL, encoded by the coding sequence CTGGTTCCGGCGCTGGCGTTGGCTTTGGTGATCGGCGCCGCCGTGTCCGCAGGACCCGCCAACGCCCAATCCGCCGCCGCCGAGGGCCAAAAACTGGCGTTTGATCGCGGCAAAGGCAATTGCCTGACCTGCCACGTGATCAAGGGCGGCGACCTTCCCGGCAGCATCGGACCGGGACTGGTCAACCTCAAAAACAAATACCCTGATCGCAAGGACCTCGTTGCGATCCTCAACGACGAAACCAAACGCAATCCCTTGACCGTGATGCCCCCGTTCGGACGGAACCGGATTTTGACCGAACAGGAGATCAACGCGATCGTGGATTTCCTGCAGACATTGTGA
- a CDS encoding DUF938 domain-containing protein — translation MAEFVVEFGKDGRPVEPDGRLDAAAFHRNHQPIWEVLRRFLAGKSGEVVEAGSGTGQHVVHFAGHTPDIIWWPSDLNEQHLKSINAWRAHSALSNIRPPLRIDLSDPAWCPEIHDGSGPGKLLAVFCANVIHIAPWRVAEGLFEGAGRYLGANGRLFLYGPFKRNGKHVSVSNAVFDSSLRDKNPEWGVRDIADLEKLAANAGLALIETVEMPANNMILVFGPAKSA, via the coding sequence ATGGCTGAGTTTGTCGTGGAATTCGGCAAGGACGGCCGCCCAGTCGAGCCCGACGGACGTCTCGACGCCGCCGCGTTTCATCGCAACCACCAGCCAATCTGGGAGGTGTTGCGGCGATTCCTGGCTGGGAAATCCGGCGAGGTGGTGGAGGCCGGCAGCGGCACCGGTCAGCATGTGGTCCATTTCGCCGGCCATACTCCCGATATCATTTGGTGGCCAAGCGATCTTAACGAACAGCATCTCAAGAGCATCAATGCCTGGCGGGCACATTCAGCGCTATCGAACATTCGCCCGCCATTGCGGATCGACTTGTCGGATCCCGCGTGGTGTCCCGAGATACACGACGGCTCAGGCCCCGGCAAACTGCTGGCGGTGTTTTGCGCCAATGTGATTCACATCGCGCCGTGGCGCGTGGCCGAAGGTTTGTTTGAAGGGGCCGGGCGCTATCTCGGCGCCAACGGGCGGCTGTTTCTCTACGGGCCGTTCAAGCGCAACGGCAAACATGTTTCCGTCAGCAATGCCGTGTTCGACAGCAGTCTTCGCGACAAGAATCCCGAATGGGGCGTGCGCGATATCGCTGATCTCGAAAAGCTGGCAGCAAATGCCGGTCTGGCGCTGATCGAGACGGTCGAGATGCCCGCCAATAATATGATTTTGGTGTTCGGGCCGGCGAAATCAGCCTGA
- the soxY gene encoding thiosulfate oxidation carrier protein SoxY has protein sequence MTSTDNGFSATRRLILKGTATVALIGLGNLPFGLMPAHAAANDKWPEDAFKQKSEADAIKALYGKTAEPSDKVKLDAPEIAENGAVVPISVTTTLDGVTSISFLVADNPNALAASYNIPPGTMPSVANRLKMAKTSNVTAIVEAGGKLYSATKEVKVTVGGCGG, from the coding sequence ATGACCTCGACTGACAATGGATTCTCCGCTACGCGGCGGCTGATCCTGAAAGGCACTGCAACGGTCGCGCTGATCGGCCTTGGCAACCTTCCGTTCGGCCTGATGCCGGCGCACGCTGCGGCCAACGACAAGTGGCCGGAGGACGCGTTCAAGCAGAAGAGCGAAGCCGACGCCATCAAGGCGCTATACGGCAAGACCGCCGAGCCGTCGGACAAGGTCAAGCTCGACGCGCCCGAAATCGCCGAGAACGGCGCCGTGGTTCCGATTTCGGTCACGACGACTCTGGATGGCGTGACCTCGATCTCGTTTCTGGTTGCCGACAATCCGAACGCGCTGGCAGCCTCCTACAATATTCCGCCGGGCACGATGCCGAGCGTGGCCAACCGCCTCAAAATGGCGAAGACCAGCAACGTGACCGCGATCGTGGAAGCCGGTGGCAAGCTCTACAGCGCCACCAAGGAAGTCAAAGTCACCGTCGGCGGCTGCGGCGGCTGA